Proteins from a single region of Paenibacillus sp. BIHB 4019:
- a CDS encoding peptidylprolyl isomerase, giving the protein MSRKQWSVCSALVIALLIMTLLTGCGAKGSLTGTGTAAESGNAEKVMRWERMPEMELDLNKTYSAVFTTNKGNFTVKLYANEAPITVNNFVFLARHGFYDGLTFHRIIESFMIQGGDPQGNGVGTPGYSIPDELDTEIKYESGIVAMANAGKPNTGGSQFFICTGSGSENLNQNPNYSIFGKVVSGMDTVLEIAKTPVDNNEPLEEIIIQNIIIQEK; this is encoded by the coding sequence TGAGCAGGAAACAGTGGTCGGTATGCAGTGCTCTTGTAATAGCACTTCTCATAATGACATTGCTTACCGGCTGTGGAGCGAAGGGAAGCTTGACCGGTACAGGAACGGCGGCGGAATCCGGAAATGCCGAGAAGGTGATGCGCTGGGAGCGCATGCCGGAGATGGAACTGGATCTCAATAAAACGTATTCCGCCGTTTTTACAACGAATAAAGGGAATTTTACTGTGAAGCTGTATGCGAACGAAGCGCCTATTACGGTAAATAATTTTGTTTTTCTGGCTCGCCACGGCTTTTATGACGGTTTGACGTTTCATCGCATTATTGAGTCGTTTATGATTCAGGGTGGCGATCCGCAAGGCAATGGCGTTGGGACGCCTGGTTATTCGATTCCCGACGAGCTGGATACGGAAATTAAGTATGAGTCTGGTATTGTTGCAATGGCGAATGCTGGAAAGCCGAATACCGGCGGCAGCCAATTTTTCATTTGCACAGGCTCTGGCTCCGAGAATTTGAATCAGAACCCGAACTATTCCATTTTCGGCAAAGTTGTAAGCGGTATGGACACGGTACTTGAAATTGCGAAGACGCCAGTAGACAATAATGAGCCGCTTGAAGAAATTATTATTCAAAATATAATCATTCAGGAAAAATAG
- a CDS encoding DUF402 domain-containing protein, which produces MKRKFSDRANWRRILRKSYSCITLDNDEFRGLVTFYRIHELREPLWKEYNGRRLCLADRGYLWMQHFPRGEHFVVTTMFDDKGRVVQWYIDICKTQGLTDQQVPWFDDLFLDVVVLPSGEVFLLDEDELEDALRQGDVTGKEAAMARKTAGRLLSNIRNGRFRYFTLSLKHRKSLVEKTGELSES; this is translated from the coding sequence ATGAAACGAAAATTTTCTGACCGTGCGAACTGGCGTCGCATTTTGCGCAAGAGCTACTCTTGCATCACGCTGGACAATGATGAGTTCCGAGGCTTGGTCACCTTTTACCGCATTCACGAATTGCGTGAGCCGCTTTGGAAAGAGTACAACGGACGCCGGCTTTGTCTGGCAGATCGAGGTTATTTGTGGATGCAGCATTTTCCTCGTGGCGAGCATTTCGTCGTGACGACGATGTTTGATGACAAGGGCCGTGTTGTGCAGTGGTACATTGACATTTGCAAGACACAGGGACTGACGGATCAACAGGTTCCCTGGTTTGATGATCTGTTTCTTGATGTGGTCGTACTGCCAAGCGGTGAAGTGTTTCTGCTCGATGAGGATGAGCTTGAGGATGCGCTGCGTCAGGGTGATGTAACAGGCAAGGAGGCTGCTATGGCACGCAAGACAGCCGGCAGGCTGCTGTCTAATATTCGCAATGGGCGTTTCCGTTATTTTACGCTTAGCTTGAAGCATCGCAAAAGCTTGGTGGAGAAGACAGGAGAGTTAAGCGAGTCATGA